A genome region from Sceloporus undulatus isolate JIND9_A2432 ecotype Alabama chromosome 1, SceUnd_v1.1, whole genome shotgun sequence includes the following:
- the LPXN gene encoding leupaxin yields MDDLDALLAELEQTSLSLNVSDSEPAKVCFLLERDNKEKPAATSAETNATQHKKLAPGPPKVLSGRSIQHREEDVDNIYSKVPTPQPLHSSPSSTSAAHQLDDLLASLGTLQSKLVLASNDSFSFSLQKILTAMDRTWHPEHFFCAHCGNVFGNASFHEKDGKPYCQKDFLALFSPKCRGCDRPVMDQYLSALNTVWHPECFVCGDCFCSFDNGSFFELNGRPYCELHFHHHQGTVCQGCGKPIVGRCVSAMGYKFHPEHFVCAFCLTQLHNGIFQEQNGKTYCNSCFNKLFA; encoded by the exons atgctttgtTGGCAGAACTGGAACAAACCTCATTGAGTTTGAATGTGAGTGATTCAGAACCAGCAAAAGTTTGCTTTCTTCTGGAACGTGACAACAAGGAAAAACCAGCAGCAACATCAGCAGAGACCAATGCCACTCAGCACAAGAAGTTAGCCCCAGGACCGCCAAAG GTGCTATCAGGACGCAGCATTCAACATCGGGAGGAAGATGTAGATAATATTTACAG CAAGGTGCCCACTCCACAGCCCCTGCACTCCTCACCTTCTTCCACCTCAGCTGCTCATCAGCTGGATGACCTTCTGGCTTCCCTGGGAACACTTCAGTCTAAG tTAGTGCTGGCATCCAatgattctttctctttttcGTTGCAGAAAATTCTCACAGCCATGGATCGGACCTGGCATCCAGAGCATTTCTTTTGTGCCCACTGTGGAAATGTATTCGGCAATGCAA GTTTCCATGAGAAGGATGGGAAGCCCTATTGCCAAAAGGACTTCCTGGCCCTTTTCTCTCCAAAGTGCAGAGGCTGCGACCGGCCTGTCATGGATCAGTATTTGTCAGCTTTGAACACTGTCTGGCACCCAGAGTGTTTTGTGTGTGGA GACTGTTTCTGCAGCTTTGACAATGGCTCCTTCTTTGAATTAAATGGCCGCCCCTACTGTGAGCTTCATTTCCACCATCACCAGGGGACAGTGTGCCAGGGTTGTGGGAAGCCCATTGTTGGGCGTTGTGTCAGTGCCATGGGGTACAAGTTCCACCCAGAGCACTTTGTCTGTGCTTTCTGCCTTACTCAGTTGCACAATGGCATTTTTCAGGAGCAGAATGGCAAAACCTACTGTAATTCTTGTTTCAACAAACTTTTTGCTTGA